Proteins encoded by one window of Gemmatimonadaceae bacterium:
- a CDS encoding Ig domain-containing protein, producing MQKFTRSLFAVGAVLGLAACGDDVSVTPPQEPLPAIVTGVNVTPAQVTIAVGEKVILSASVTVSQGTGAPATTVTWSTNSSTIATVSAAGEVTGVAAGTTTIVATSTADNTKRGAAAVTVRAPQVTSVTVQPTALALKVGESATAVATVNRDAGAASTVTWKSSAEAIATVDATGKITAVAVGTAVITATSTADATKSGALAVTVSAQPAALNTLTVTPTVITLGPGSAQTVTTTVTTASGATVAYSNNAATAASGCPGIATASTNATSGATTITAVASGACVVTITATGSGAGLSTNSLQATVAVNVLTPQVSINSITYGATNTPVPVNNVNGQIEINLNFQPSGLPIDSVVVRMNQPDGLRRVAKQNFGGAIPAAGILTLSVNTANFVKDAAAPSVTVDLLNGPSTVSAQVYPKGATGSTAANCTNNPSDPTCASPVAIVLNNVDGWSADITKPSVNAVSAANITYWGGPTANASATVYPVIYTPGRSVSNAIWTLGGCSLDTTGVLAASNGGRTQQGRTRSFGYTANGAQEACTSYENNGGTRDNVVVASAQDNTNNTFATTPLIANTVVFNATPDSLRLDYRAPSVNTPSITRTLPAVTGWVNGAFSFINFASADNGVGLRATRDRATSYTSVNCSGVTATDVAMATGTGADINGAVACPTNFIGGTPGLGGTAPWTVKGSESDRLDNRGVSSATQTFGTDYTNPNIRWGIVGAGLPVAYGGTATDPVDTVYTVKPVAGTNEFRAEYLDDRAGFYNAGDYDAVNNVAAQSHHLSTAGHLNPTGLCSVASAGSTPGATFVTDPQCGFTRITLAVAGVRVDGWKAGQRVDVPQPEGYYGYKTWVMDAAGNTSSTIFRRTLVNAASPFSTGLGVPATLTGSTFVFNATHADSAEVIAQSLELTYPAVPTVTALRYARGSVGTAFDDVISSPLAVTISPTHGAVYARGIESTDASVFPAVNVQAYAAGTAKPTSATVWSWNVGSTKGNGVGFPAPSTSPVIPIPALNVQNGAGVQAWNVANPTIAVNHFRLIPSLATTDWFGSTTPLRAQVASPTNAPNPPFTRVDFYRLDAGGTWWNYVGSSSSAIGSDQGTYRSWIYALPNASFVNAWNTTAIQTAAATGDTFIAVGVLSNGDAIVTQVQVMP from the coding sequence ATGCAGAAATTCACTCGGTCGTTATTTGCGGTCGGCGCGGTCCTCGGACTCGCCGCTTGCGGAGACGACGTATCGGTCACGCCGCCGCAGGAGCCGCTGCCGGCGATTGTGACGGGCGTGAACGTGACGCCGGCCCAGGTGACCATCGCCGTTGGCGAGAAGGTCATCCTGTCGGCTTCGGTCACGGTCAGCCAGGGCACCGGCGCGCCGGCGACGACGGTCACGTGGTCGACGAACTCGTCGACGATTGCGACGGTCAGTGCGGCGGGCGAAGTGACGGGCGTTGCGGCTGGCACGACGACGATCGTTGCGACGTCGACGGCTGACAACACCAAGCGTGGTGCCGCGGCCGTGACGGTTCGCGCCCCGCAGGTGACGAGCGTGACGGTCCAGCCGACCGCGCTCGCGCTGAAGGTTGGTGAGTCCGCGACGGCTGTCGCCACGGTCAACCGTGACGCGGGCGCCGCCTCGACGGTGACGTGGAAGTCGAGCGCCGAAGCCATTGCGACGGTCGACGCCACGGGCAAGATCACGGCGGTTGCCGTGGGTACGGCGGTCATCACCGCGACCTCGACGGCTGACGCGACGAAGTCGGGCGCGCTTGCCGTGACGGTCTCGGCGCAGCCGGCGGCCCTCAACACGCTGACGGTCACCCCGACGGTCATCACCCTCGGCCCGGGCTCCGCGCAGACGGTCACCACGACGGTGACGACGGCGTCGGGCGCCACGGTTGCCTACTCGAACAACGCTGCCACGGCCGCCTCGGGCTGCCCCGGCATCGCCACCGCCTCGACCAACGCCACCTCGGGCGCGACGACGATCACCGCCGTCGCTTCGGGTGCTTGCGTCGTGACGATCACCGCCACGGGCTCGGGCGCCGGCCTGTCGACCAACTCGCTCCAGGCGACGGTCGCGGTCAACGTCCTCACCCCGCAGGTCTCGATCAACTCGATCACGTACGGCGCCACGAACACCCCGGTGCCGGTCAACAACGTGAACGGCCAGATCGAAATCAACCTGAACTTCCAGCCGAGCGGCCTGCCGATTGACTCGGTCGTCGTTCGCATGAACCAGCCCGACGGCCTCCGTCGTGTTGCGAAGCAGAACTTCGGTGGCGCCATCCCGGCCGCCGGCATCCTCACGCTCTCGGTCAACACCGCGAACTTCGTGAAGGACGCCGCCGCTCCGTCGGTGACGGTTGACCTCCTCAATGGCCCGAGCACGGTGTCGGCCCAGGTGTACCCGAAGGGTGCCACGGGCTCGACGGCGGCCAACTGCACGAACAACCCGTCGGACCCGACCTGCGCCTCGCCGGTCGCGATCGTCCTGAACAACGTCGACGGGTGGTCGGCCGACATCACGAAGCCGTCGGTGAACGCGGTTTCGGCTGCGAACATCACGTACTGGGGTGGCCCGACCGCCAACGCGTCGGCCACGGTGTACCCGGTCATCTACACCCCGGGCCGTAGCGTCTCGAACGCGATCTGGACCCTGGGCGGCTGCTCGCTCGACACGACCGGCGTCCTCGCGGCGTCGAACGGTGGTCGCACGCAGCAGGGCCGCACGCGCTCGTTCGGCTACACGGCCAACGGCGCGCAGGAAGCCTGCACCTCGTACGAGAACAACGGCGGCACCCGCGACAACGTCGTGGTCGCCTCCGCGCAGGACAACACGAACAACACGTTCGCCACGACGCCGCTGATCGCCAACACGGTGGTCTTCAACGCGACGCCGGACTCGCTCCGCCTCGACTACCGCGCGCCGTCGGTCAACACGCCGTCGATCACGCGTACGCTGCCGGCGGTGACGGGCTGGGTGAACGGTGCGTTCAGCTTCATCAACTTCGCCTCGGCCGATAACGGCGTTGGCCTCCGCGCCACCCGCGACCGTGCGACCTCGTACACCTCGGTGAACTGCTCGGGCGTGACCGCGACTGACGTCGCGATGGCGACCGGCACGGGCGCCGACATCAACGGGGCCGTTGCCTGCCCGACGAACTTCATCGGCGGCACGCCTGGCCTCGGTGGCACCGCTCCGTGGACCGTGAAGGGCTCGGAGTCGGATCGCCTCGACAACCGTGGCGTCTCGTCGGCCACGCAGACGTTCGGCACGGACTACACCAACCCGAACATCCGCTGGGGCATCGTGGGCGCCGGTCTCCCGGTCGCTTACGGCGGCACGGCGACGGATCCGGTCGACACCGTCTACACGGTGAAGCCGGTTGCCGGCACCAACGAGTTCCGCGCTGAGTACCTCGACGATCGCGCCGGCTTCTACAACGCCGGTGACTACGACGCGGTCAACAACGTCGCGGCGCAGTCGCACCACCTCTCGACCGCTGGTCACCTGAACCCGACCGGTCTCTGCTCGGTCGCTTCGGCAGGCTCCACGCCTGGCGCCACCTTCGTCACCGACCCGCAGTGCGGCTTCACGCGCATCACGCTGGCGGTCGCGGGTGTCCGTGTCGACGGTTGGAAGGCTGGTCAGCGCGTCGACGTTCCGCAGCCGGAAGGCTACTACGGCTACAAGACGTGGGTCATGGACGCCGCCGGTAACACTTCGTCGACGATCTTCCGCCGCACGCTTGTGAACGCTGCCTCGCCGTTCTCGACGGGCCTCGGCGTCCCGGCGACGCTCACCGGCTCGACGTTCGTCTTCAATGCGACGCACGCCGACTCGGCCGAAGTCATCGCCCAGTCGCTCGAACTGACCTACCCGGCCGTTCCGACGGTTACGGCCCTCCGCTATGCGCGTGGGTCCGTTGGCACCGCCTTCGACGACGTCATCTCGTCGCCGCTGGCTGTGACCATCTCGCCGACGCACGGCGCCGTGTACGCTCGCGGCATCGAGTCGACGGATGCGTCGGTCTTCCCGGCGGTCAACGTCCAGGCCTACGCGGCTGGCACGGCCAAGCCGACTTCGGCGACCGTCTGGTCGTGGAACGTCGGTAGCACCAAGGGCAACGGCGTCGGCTTCCCGGCTCCGTCGACCTCGCCGGTCATCCCGATCCCGGCGCTGAACGTCCAGAATGGCGCGGGCGTCCAGGCTTGGAACGTTGCCAACCCGACGATCGCGGTGAACCATTTCCGCCTGATCCCGTCGCTGGCGACGACCGATTGGTTCGGCTCGACAACCCCGCTTCGCGCGCAGGTTGCCTCGCCGACCAATGCACCGAACCCGCCGTTCACGCGCGTTGACTTCTACCGTCTCGACGCGGGCGGCACCTGGTGGAACTATGTCGGCAGCAGCAGCTCGGCTATCGGCAGCGACCAGGGCACGTACCGCTCGTGGATCTACGCGCTGCCGAACGCCTCGTTCGTCAACGCCTGGAACACGACGGCCATCCAGACGGCTGCCGCCACGGGCGATACCTTCATCGCGGTCGGCGTTCTGTCGAATGGCGATGCGATCGTCACGCAGGTGCAGGTGATGCCGTAA
- a CDS encoding ATP-dependent helicase, with amino-acid sequence MSDPRLYSRSSEVPAPARNLAAELNPEQGAAATFGTGPLLIIAGAGTGKTRTLVYRVAHLIDQGTPPERILLLTFTRRAAQEMLQRAERLVGSASRHVAGGTFHGTGHRLLRRFGAAAGIPADFTIMDQGDAEDLMQLSRAQLGFGEKKKRFPKKETLHYLYSRHVNTEIALDHLLRDEYPPFVDYREDIARIFADYTERKAARNLVDYDDLLLFWQAMLESAPALADRIAGLYDHILVDEYQDTNLLQARVLKGMCRAHRNITVVGDDAQSIYSFRGASFRNILDFPREFPGTTMITLEQNYRSTQPILDVTNTLIARAEERFTKNLWTKREGGERPWLVSVQDEAQQTRFVVERVLELHEEGIALREMSVLFRAGYMSADLEIELTNRKIPFEKWGGLKFLEAAHVKDVLAFLRILENPRDEVSWYRLLLLLPGIGDATARQAIASMAAHAWDPRAFQRWSPPPRARAAHVTLGVLLEQLAGHDAEGQVGHDLARVRLVYDDILRERYDRVEPRLADLDQLQVIAGGYPSRGAFLAALALEPPQATQDLAGGTTDEDDALILSTVHSAKGKEWDAVFLIWAVDGFFPMARSMNDADELEEERRLMYVALTRARNHLAVTYPLNSYGSRRGADYSIDQMSRFLDRGVREQMEKVVPRWDDAPPPDAPPAPGTIDVRALMRARFK; translated from the coding sequence ATGTCCGACCCGCGCCTCTACTCCCGCTCCTCCGAGGTCCCCGCCCCCGCGCGTAACCTCGCCGCCGAGCTCAACCCGGAGCAGGGAGCAGCCGCAACGTTCGGCACCGGACCCCTCCTCATCATCGCCGGCGCCGGCACCGGAAAGACCCGCACCCTCGTCTACCGCGTCGCCCATCTTATAGATCAGGGCACGCCACCCGAACGCATCCTCCTCCTCACCTTCACCCGGCGCGCCGCCCAGGAGATGCTCCAGCGCGCCGAACGGCTCGTGGGAAGCGCCTCGCGCCACGTGGCCGGTGGCACCTTCCACGGCACCGGCCATCGCCTGCTCCGCCGCTTTGGTGCCGCCGCCGGCATCCCCGCCGACTTCACCATCATGGACCAGGGGGACGCCGAAGACCTCATGCAGCTGTCGCGCGCCCAACTGGGCTTCGGCGAGAAGAAAAAGCGCTTTCCCAAGAAGGAGACGCTGCACTACCTCTACTCGCGTCACGTCAACACGGAGATCGCGCTCGACCACCTGCTGCGCGACGAGTATCCCCCGTTTGTCGACTATCGCGAGGACATCGCACGCATCTTCGCCGACTACACCGAGCGAAAGGCGGCGCGCAACCTGGTCGACTACGACGACCTCCTCCTCTTCTGGCAGGCGATGCTGGAGAGCGCACCAGCGCTCGCCGATCGCATCGCCGGGCTCTACGACCACATCCTCGTCGACGAATACCAGGACACCAACCTCCTGCAGGCGCGCGTCCTCAAGGGGATGTGCCGCGCGCACCGCAACATCACCGTCGTCGGCGACGACGCGCAGAGCATCTATTCGTTCCGCGGTGCCTCCTTCCGCAACATCCTCGACTTCCCGCGCGAGTTTCCCGGGACGACGATGATCACCCTCGAACAGAACTACCGTTCGACGCAACCGATCCTCGACGTCACCAACACGCTCATTGCGCGTGCCGAGGAGCGCTTCACGAAGAACCTGTGGACGAAGCGCGAAGGCGGGGAGCGCCCGTGGCTCGTGTCGGTGCAGGACGAGGCGCAGCAGACGCGCTTCGTGGTGGAGCGCGTCCTCGAGCTGCACGAGGAAGGGATCGCGTTGCGCGAGATGTCGGTGCTGTTCCGCGCCGGCTACATGTCGGCCGACCTCGAGATCGAGCTCACCAACCGCAAGATCCCGTTCGAGAAGTGGGGAGGACTCAAGTTCCTCGAGGCGGCACACGTGAAGGACGTGCTCGCCTTCCTGCGCATCCTGGAGAACCCGCGCGACGAGGTGAGCTGGTACCGCCTCCTGTTGCTCCTGCCGGGAATCGGCGACGCGACGGCGCGGCAGGCGATTGCCTCGATGGCGGCGCACGCGTGGGACCCGCGCGCCTTCCAGCGGTGGTCGCCGCCGCCGCGCGCGCGCGCGGCGCACGTCACGTTAGGCGTCCTGCTGGAACAACTCGCCGGCCACGACGCCGAGGGACAGGTGGGGCACGACCTGGCGCGCGTGCGCCTGGTGTACGACGACATCCTGCGCGAGCGCTACGACCGCGTGGAGCCACGGCTGGCCGATCTCGACCAGCTGCAAGTGATTGCGGGTGGCTATCCCTCGCGCGGCGCCTTCCTCGCCGCGCTGGCGCTCGAGCCGCCGCAGGCCACGCAGGACCTGGCGGGTGGGACGACCGACGAGGACGACGCGCTCATCCTCAGCACGGTGCACAGCGCGAAGGGAAAGGAATGGGACGCGGTCTTCCTCATCTGGGCGGTGGACGGCTTCTTCCCCATGGCGCGGTCGATGAACGACGCGGACGAGCTGGAAGAAGAGCGCCGCCTGATGTACGTCGCCCTGACGCGGGCGCGGAACCACCTGGCCGTCACCTACCCGCTCAACTCCTACGGCTCGCGCCGCGGCGCCGACTACTCGATCGACCAGATGTCGCGCTTCCTCGATCGCGGCGTGCGCGAGCAGATGGAGAAGGTGGTGCCGCGCTGGGACGATGCGCCGCCGCCTGATGCGCCGCCGGCGCCGGGAACGATCGATGTGCGGGCGTTGATGCGGGCGAGGTTCAAGTAG
- a CDS encoding aminopeptidase: protein MSSPGARGAAVTSGRRWWRLVRRIAGGVLALAVLLVVATPLGRYVARAAWEEGKILARRRPIAAILAEGAAAAGGGEGGAAVGTAVPASPASRELQRRLQLVVDARAFAQRSLALAGGESFTTYSALERDTLVLVLSAARRDTLAPYTWWFPVVGRFPYKGFFDFAEAERTAESMRRRGFDTWLRPASAFSTLGWFNDPLLSTTLRLDTLDLANTVIHELTHNTLFVKGKVTFNESFASFVGARGAMEFFRARGQGAAVRRLEAEWRDEKLLGSFWGATLAAVDSAYTAHAGDSTARVAARDSVFARMRRVLTRDLAPRLTTIDTSRLARLPLDNASLLARRVYAADLWLFDAVHARAGGSVKETVALVRQLTRGGKGDPFEQLRSWLAEHAPLP, encoded by the coding sequence GTGAGTTCGCCGGGAGCGCGGGGCGCCGCGGTCACGTCCGGGCGCCGTTGGTGGCGACTCGTCAGGCGCATCGCGGGGGGCGTGCTGGCGCTGGCGGTCCTGCTCGTCGTGGCGACGCCGCTTGGTCGCTACGTGGCGCGCGCGGCGTGGGAGGAGGGGAAGATCCTCGCCCGGCGCCGGCCGATTGCCGCGATCCTTGCCGAGGGTGCCGCGGCGGCGGGGGGGGGCGAAGGGGGGGCGGCAGTAGGTACCGCGGTCCCCGCGAGCCCGGCCTCCCGTGAGCTGCAACGCCGGTTGCAGCTGGTGGTGGATGCGCGGGCCTTCGCCCAGCGCTCGCTCGCCCTCGCCGGCGGCGAGTCGTTCACGACGTACTCGGCGCTGGAACGCGACACCCTCGTCCTCGTCCTGTCGGCGGCGCGCCGCGACACGCTGGCCCCCTACACCTGGTGGTTCCCGGTGGTGGGGCGCTTCCCGTACAAGGGGTTCTTCGACTTCGCCGAAGCCGAGCGCACCGCCGAGTCCATGCGCCGGCGCGGGTTCGACACCTGGCTGCGCCCCGCCTCGGCCTTCTCCACGTTAGGCTGGTTCAACGATCCGCTCCTCTCGACCACGTTGCGCCTGGACACGCTCGACCTGGCCAACACCGTGATCCACGAACTCACGCACAACACGCTGTTCGTGAAGGGCAAGGTCACCTTCAACGAGTCGTTCGCATCGTTCGTGGGGGCACGCGGGGCGATGGAGTTCTTCCGTGCGCGTGGGCAGGGGGCGGCGGTACGCCGCCTCGAGGCCGAGTGGCGCGACGAGAAGCTGCTGGGCTCGTTCTGGGGCGCCACGCTCGCCGCCGTCGATTCCGCCTACACCGCGCATGCAGGCGACTCCACCGCCAGGGTTGCCGCGCGCGACTCCGTCTTCGCGCGAATGCGCCGCGTCCTGACCCGCGACCTTGCCCCCCGGCTGACGACCATCGACACGTCGCGGCTCGCGCGCCTCCCGCTCGACAACGCCTCCCTCCTCGCCCGCCGCGTCTACGCCGCCGACCTCTGGCTCTTCGACGCCGTCCACGCACGTGCCGGCGGTTCGGTGAAGGAGACCGTGGCACTCGTCAGGCAGCTGACGCGCGGCGGGAAGGGAGACCCCTTCGAGCAGCTCCGGTCCTGGCTCGCCGAGCACGCGCCCTTACCCTAA
- the dnaE gene encoding DNA polymerase III subunit alpha codes for MSFVHLHCHSEFSLLDGANRIEDLIKRAQEFEQPALAITDHGNLHAAWEFQEKAKKAKVKPIIGMEAYVAPGDRRLKARPAPGLKPYYHLVLLARDIVGYRNLVKLSSLAYTEGFYTRPRMDRELLARYSEGIIVSSACMAGEIAVHLEKNDWAGARAAAAWYAETFKDRYYLEVQAHDSGGQATLNEQVLQLAKEVGLPVIATNDAHFLKASDHDAHDILLCIGLGKDRDDKDRMKYDEGLYFKSAPEMAQRFPDHPEVLTNTLAIAEQCDVVFSKKYHVPSFPLPATVRSEDDLLVQLATEGARARYGEALPAHVQERLDYELGVITKTGYSGYFLITYDFIKAARDRGIPVGPGRGSAAGSIVAYALRITDVCPLRYDLLFERFLNPERVSMPDIDVDFCFERRGEVIEYVREKYGKDAVGQIVTFGTMKSRAAVKDVGRVLGFTPAETDALAKLIPNQPNFSLTVGEAIEKVPEVRKFYETDERYTTLLDYAVALEGLSRHTGVHAAGVVIAPGPLDDYVPICTQSSKGAGAGSEETVIVTQYDMTCLEKAGMLKMDFLGLTTLTVIHDALQNIAARGKAVPNLDEIPDNDPETYRMLRMGRTVGVFQFESPLATDMLRSMRCDRFDDLVASNALMRPGPLDAGMHKVYQRRKRGEEPVVYALPELEPILEPTYGVITYQEQVMRIAQVLAGISLAEADVLRKAVGKKDAELIKIELGKFVEKSLERGYDKRTIEDLAAQIETFGRYGFNKSHSVAYSVVSYHTAWLKCHFPAEFMAAVLSSSIGDTDSVVKFINEARELGIEVLAPDVNESGYKFTVVGDKRIRFGLGAIRNVGKTAIDSILGARTDGPFASIFDLCERIDLRMCNKRVFEALIHSGALDSLGGHRGQYLAILDAALQEASLKQAEKATGQGSLFGELLGATGDGGRETGGHQLTLPNVAPLSESERLTQEKGILGFYISGHPLEPYRAECELFTSASVSQLGVWQEGGMTLGVVVTAVKRQVSKKSGAEFARLTVEDFSGSSELLVFPEAWAALSDRVKTDIPLLVKGGYSKRDQGADNPTFIVESVQRFEELRVAGQVGVELDLGDGRRETGDGSSLSPDLMKDVRIVAESHPGSAPLEVRYTDARGTPSRLRSRSIRIAANSAALGELRALLGQDRVRLVRVGGQ; via the coding sequence ATGTCCTTCGTCCATCTGCACTGCCATTCCGAATTCTCGCTCCTCGACGGTGCCAACCGCATCGAGGACCTGATCAAGCGTGCGCAGGAGTTCGAACAGCCGGCGCTGGCCATCACCGATCACGGCAACCTGCACGCCGCCTGGGAGTTCCAGGAGAAGGCGAAGAAGGCCAAGGTCAAGCCGATCATCGGGATGGAGGCGTACGTGGCGCCGGGCGATCGCCGCCTCAAGGCGCGTCCGGCCCCGGGCCTGAAGCCGTACTACCACCTCGTCCTGCTGGCCCGCGACATCGTAGGCTACCGGAACCTGGTGAAGCTCTCCTCGCTGGCCTACACCGAGGGATTCTACACGCGCCCGCGCATGGACCGGGAGCTGCTGGCCCGGTACAGCGAGGGGATCATCGTCTCCTCGGCGTGCATGGCGGGGGAAATCGCCGTCCACCTCGAGAAGAACGACTGGGCGGGCGCCCGCGCCGCGGCCGCCTGGTACGCCGAGACGTTCAAGGACCGCTACTACCTCGAGGTCCAGGCGCACGACTCCGGCGGACAGGCGACGCTCAACGAGCAGGTGTTGCAGCTGGCGAAGGAGGTCGGGCTTCCGGTCATCGCCACCAACGACGCGCACTTCCTCAAGGCCAGCGACCACGACGCGCACGACATCCTGCTCTGCATCGGCCTCGGGAAGGACCGGGACGACAAGGACCGGATGAAGTACGACGAGGGGCTCTACTTCAAGAGCGCCCCGGAGATGGCGCAGCGCTTCCCCGACCACCCGGAAGTGCTCACGAACACGCTGGCCATCGCCGAGCAGTGTGACGTGGTCTTCTCGAAGAAGTACCACGTGCCGTCGTTCCCGCTCCCCGCCACGGTACGGAGCGAGGACGACCTGCTCGTGCAGCTGGCGACCGAGGGGGCACGGGCGCGCTACGGCGAGGCGCTTCCCGCGCACGTGCAGGAACGGCTCGACTACGAACTTGGCGTCATCACCAAGACGGGGTACTCGGGCTACTTCCTCATCACCTACGACTTCATCAAGGCGGCGCGCGATCGCGGGATCCCGGTGGGGCCGGGGCGCGGCTCGGCGGCCGGCTCGATTGTCGCCTACGCGCTCCGCATCACCGACGTCTGTCCCCTCAGGTACGACCTCCTGTTCGAGCGCTTCCTGAACCCGGAGCGCGTCTCGATGCCCGATATCGACGTCGACTTCTGCTTCGAGCGTCGCGGCGAGGTGATCGAGTACGTGCGCGAGAAGTACGGCAAGGACGCGGTAGGGCAGATCGTGACGTTTGGGACGATGAAGTCACGCGCCGCGGTGAAGGACGTGGGGCGCGTGCTGGGCTTCACGCCGGCCGAGACCGACGCGCTGGCCAAGCTCATCCCCAACCAGCCCAACTTCTCGCTCACCGTCGGCGAGGCGATCGAGAAGGTCCCCGAGGTGCGGAAGTTCTACGAGACCGACGAGCGCTACACGACGTTGCTGGACTACGCCGTTGCTCTCGAAGGTTTGTCTCGCCACACCGGGGTGCACGCGGCCGGCGTGGTGATCGCACCCGGCCCGCTGGACGACTACGTCCCCATCTGCACGCAGAGTTCGAAGGGAGCGGGCGCGGGGAGCGAGGAGACGGTCATCGTCACGCAGTACGACATGACGTGCCTCGAGAAGGCGGGGATGCTCAAGATGGACTTCCTCGGCCTGACGACACTGACCGTCATTCACGATGCGCTGCAAAACATCGCGGCGCGCGGGAAGGCCGTCCCCAACCTCGACGAGATCCCCGACAACGACCCCGAGACGTACCGAATGCTGCGCATGGGGCGCACGGTCGGGGTGTTCCAGTTCGAGTCGCCGCTGGCCACCGACATGCTGCGCAGCATGCGGTGCGACCGCTTCGACGACCTCGTCGCCTCCAACGCGCTGATGCGCCCCGGCCCGCTCGACGCGGGGATGCACAAGGTCTACCAGCGGCGCAAGCGCGGCGAGGAACCGGTCGTCTACGCACTCCCCGAGCTGGAGCCGATCCTCGAACCCACCTACGGCGTCATCACCTACCAGGAACAGGTGATGCGCATCGCGCAGGTGCTGGCCGGCATCTCGCTGGCCGAAGCCGACGTGCTGCGCAAGGCGGTGGGGAAGAAGGACGCGGAGCTGATCAAGATCGAGCTCGGCAAGTTCGTCGAGAAGTCGCTCGAGCGCGGGTACGACAAGCGCACCATCGAGGACCTCGCCGCACAGATCGAGACGTTCGGGCGCTACGGCTTCAACAAGTCGCACTCCGTTGCCTACTCGGTGGTCTCGTATCACACCGCCTGGCTCAAGTGCCACTTCCCCGCCGAGTTCATGGCGGCGGTGCTGTCGTCGTCGATTGGCGACACCGACAGCGTGGTGAAGTTCATCAACGAGGCGCGCGAGCTGGGGATCGAGGTGCTGGCTCCCGATGTCAACGAGTCGGGGTACAAGTTCACCGTCGTTGGCGACAAGCGCATCCGCTTTGGCCTGGGGGCGATCCGCAACGTGGGGAAGACGGCGATCGACTCGATCCTCGGCGCGCGCACGGATGGCCCCTTTGCGTCGATCTTCGACCTGTGCGAGCGCATCGACCTGCGGATGTGCAACAAGCGCGTCTTCGAGGCGCTCATCCACTCGGGGGCGCTCGATTCGTTAGGCGGCCACCGCGGGCAGTACCTCGCCATCCTCGATGCCGCGCTGCAGGAGGCGTCGCTCAAGCAGGCGGAGAAGGCAACCGGGCAGGGGTCGCTGTTCGGGGAGCTGTTGGGAGCGACGGGGGACGGGGGACGGGAGACGGGGGGGCACCAGCTCACGTTGCCCAACGTGGCGCCACTGTCCGAGTCGGAGCGACTCACCCAGGAGAAGGGGATCCTCGGCTTCTATATCTCCGGGCATCCGCTGGAGCCATACCGGGCCGAATGCGAACTGTTCACCTCGGCCAGCGTTTCGCAGCTTGGGGTGTGGCAGGAAGGGGGCATGACGCTGGGCGTGGTCGTGACCGCGGTGAAGCGGCAAGTTTCCAAGAAGTCGGGAGCCGAGTTCGCCCGGTTGACAGTGGAGGATTTTTCGGGATCTTCGGAGCTTCTGGTATTTCCGGAAGCCTGGGCCGCACTGTCGGATCGCGTGAAGACCGACATCCCTCTGTTGGTGAAAGGGGGGTATTCCAAGCGGGATCAGGGGGCCGACAACCCGACGTTCATCGTGGAGTCGGTCCAACGCTTCGAGGAGTTGCGCGTGGCGGGGCAGGTCGGGGTGGAACTGGATCTGGGGGATGGGAGACGGGAGACGGGGGACGGGAGTTCATTGTCGCCGGATCTCATGAAGGACGTCCGAATCGTGGCTGAATCCCATCCAGGCTCGGCACCGCTCGAAGTTCGATACACAGACGCCAGGGGAACGCCGTCGCGACTGCGATCGCGCTCCATCAGGATTGCCGCCAACAGTGCGGCACTCGGCGAACTGCGCGCCTTGCTTGGCCAGGACCGCGTGCGCCTCGTGCGCGTCGGAGGGCAATAA